One genomic region from Salvia hispanica cultivar TCC Black 2014 chromosome 2, UniMelb_Shisp_WGS_1.0, whole genome shotgun sequence encodes:
- the LOC125204067 gene encoding patellin-4, whose product MTVEVECRAEAAPVAVEDVKTAAAEEVKCEKEELKPTIVEKSSSYREESNFLSDLKDHEKKALNELKSKLEAAILENSIFAKKESPKEETSEEKPSEETCEKKEESEVCEEETEKPAPEPVPVEKCDEPEAIDEDISIWGIPLLPSKGNESTNVVLLKFLRAREFKVNEAFEMLKKTLQWRKDFRADALLEEEFEAELGGAAYMSGVDGEGHPICYNIFGVVDEKTVATEEKRERFLRWRVQLMEKGVQKLDFKAGGVSSLLQINDLKNSPGASKKEVRAAVDKAVAVLQDNYPEFVAKNIFINVPFWYYAFHSLMSPFLTQRTRSKLVFARPSKVTETLLKYIPIQEIPVQYGGMKRENDFEFSNADGEATEVVIKAGATETIEIPTPEAGTTFIWDVTVLGWEVSYTEEFVPADENSYTMIVHKCKKMGTDEEAVRNTFKNNEAGKIVITVHNSSGKKKKLFYRYKIKKAAI is encoded by the exons ATGACGGTTGAGGTTGAATGTAGAGCTGAGGCGGCGCCGGTGGCTGTGGAGGATGTGaagacggcggcggcggaagaAGTGAAGTGTGAGAAGGAAGAATTGAAGCCTACGATTGTGGAGAAAAGCTCTTCCTATAGAGAAGAGAGCAATTTCCTCTCCGATCTCAAGGATCACGAGAAGAAGGCCTTGAACGAGCTCAAATCCAAGCTCGAAGCAGCCATCCTCGAAAACTCCATTTTCGCCAAGAAAGAATCCCCCAAAGAGGAGACTTCTGAGGAGAAACCCTCGGAAGAAACATGCGAAAAGAAAGAGGAATCAGAAGTTTGCGAGGAAGAAACTGAAAAGCCCGCGCCCGAGCCCGTGCCCGTTGAGAAATGCGATGAGCCCGAAGCAATTGATGAAGACATCTCGATTTGGGGGATTCCGCTCTTGCCGAGCAAGGGCAACGAGAGCACGAACGTGGTGCTGTTGAAATTCCTCCGAGCTCGTGAATTTAAGGTGAATGAGGCCTTCGAGATGCTGAAGAAGACGCTCCAATGGCGGAAGGATTTCAGAGCTGATGCTCTTCTGGAGGAGGAGTTTGAGGCGGAGCTGGGCGGCGCGGCCTACATGAGCGGCGTGGACGGCGAGGGGCACCCCATCTGCTACAACATCTTCGGCGTGGTGGACGAGAAGACGGTGGCGACGGAGGAGAAGAGGGAGCGTTTCTTGAGGTGGAGAGTGCAGCTCATGGAGAAGGGTGTGCAGAAGCTGGATTTTAAGGCTGGTGGGGTCAGCTCTCTTCTGCAGATTAATGATCTGAAAAACTCTCCCGGAGCTTCCAAGAAGGAGGTCCGCGCCGCCGTGGATAAGGCCGTGGCGGTTCTTCAGGATAATTACCCTGAATTTGTTGCTAAAAAT ATTTTCATCAATGTTCCGTTTTGGTATTATGCTTTTCATTCATTGATGTCTCCTTTCTTGACGCAAAGAACTAGGAGCAAATTGGTCTTTGCTCGGCCTTCTAAGGTCACTGAGACTCTTCTCaa GTACATTCCGATCCAAGAAATTCCAGTTCAGTATGGAGGGATGAAGAGGGAGAATGACTTTGAGTTCTCCAATGCTGATGGTGAGGCTACAGAAGTTGTGATCAAGGCTGGAGCCACTGAAACCATTGAAATCCCAACTCCAGAG GCTGGGACTACATTTATCTGGGATGTGACAGTTCTTGGATGGGAGGTGAGCTACACAGAGGAGTTTGTGCCAGCAGATGAGAATTCATACACTATGATTGTGCACAAGTGTAAGAAGATGGGGACTGATGAGGAAGCGGTTCGTAATACGTTCAAGAACAACGAGGCGGGGAAGATCGTCATAACTGTGCACAATTCATctgggaagaagaagaagttgtTCTACAGATACAAGATCAAGAAGGCAGCAATTTGA
- the LOC125204066 gene encoding berberine bridge enzyme-like 18, which yields MKSPHLITLLPLVLANILLIATSSSSSSPNQNYDDFLECLTDQFQRSNSATDIIYTPQNATYASLLLAQNLRPAATAPERPELIITPRQESEIQAAIHCSKKLNLPIRAKSGGHDFEGLSYTSQTPFVVVDMRNFRSVTISGDGKTAWVQTGATIGQLYHTLALRSRTLAFPAGVCPTVGIGGHFSGGGFGMMSRKFALAADHIVDARIVNADGKIVDRSNMGEDLFWAIRGGGGTSFGIVLEFKVTLVTVPEIVTVFNVTRRLEDNATELVHRWQFVADKIDDELLIRIFLHPDISPTTGNRTVAASFTALFLGRARDLLHIMQREFPELGLTEQDCLEMSWIDSELFFSELWDQPLDVLLDRVPRGSTYFKGKSDYVSTPFPLEALRGIWRFIIEEDGSELQFSPYGGAFNAFSEAETPFPHRRGNIFMIEYIVGWANLNQSEAHLDWLRRLYDYMESYVTKSPRAAYVNYRDLDIGRNNIEGETSYEQASVWGLRYFNNNFRRLVRVKTEVDPSNFFRNEQSIPPMSS from the coding sequence atgaaGTCTCCTCATCTCATTACACTCCTTCCATTAGTTCTAGCAAACATTTTACTCATCGCtacttcatcatcttcttcttcacccaATCAAAACTACGACGATTTCCTCGAATGCCTAACCGATCAATTCCAACGCTCAAACTCCGCCACCGACATAATCTACACCCCTCAAAACGCCACATACGCTTCCCTCTTACTAGCGCAAAATCTCCGCCCCGCCGCCACCGCGCCGGAGAGGCCGGAGCTCATCATCACGCCGCGCCAAGAATCCGAAATCCAAGCAGCAATCCACTGCTCCAAGAAGCTCAACCTTCCCATTAGAGCCAAAAGCGGCGGCCATGACTTCGAAGGCCTCTCCTACACTTCCCAAACCCCCTTCGTCGTCGTCGACATGCGCAACTTCCGGTCAGTCACCATCTCCGGCGACGGCAAAACCGCGTGGGTACAAACCGGCGCCACCATCGGCCAGCTCTACCACACGCTCGCCCTCCGAAGCCGGACTCTCGCCTTTCCGGCGGGGGTCTGCCCCACCGTCGGCATCGGCGGCCACTTCAGTGGCGGCGGGTTCGGCATGATGTCCCGGAAATTTGCCCTCGCCGCGGACCACATTGTCGACGCAAGAATAGTCAACGCGGACGGCAAGATCGTTGACCGGTCAAACATGGGTGAGGATCTGTTCTGGGCTATCAGAGGCGGCGGAGGTACCAGCTTCGGGATTGTTCTGGAATTTAAGGTGACGTTGGTAACCGTCCCAGAGATTGTGACGGTTTTCAACGTCACCAGACGCTTGGAGGATAATGCGACGGAGCTAGTCCATCGCTGGCAGTTCGTCGCTGACAAAATCGACGACGAACTGCTAATCAGGATTTTCCTGCATCCCGACATCTCCCCGACGACCGGAAATAGAACGGTCGCCGCTTCCTTCACCGCCTTGTTTCTAGGCCGGGCTCGGGATCTTCTGCATATAATGCAGAGGGAATTTCCCGAGCTCGGGTTGACCGAACAAGACTGCCTTGAGATGAGCTGGATTGACTCGGAGCTCTTTTTCTCAGAGCTCTGGGATCAGCCCCTTGATGTTTTACTAGACAGAGTTCCACGTGGCTCCACGTATTTCAAAGGGAAGTCGGATTACGTCAGCACTCCGTTCCCGTTAGAAGCGCTGAGAGGGATATGGAGATTCATTATCGAAGAAGATGGTTCAGAACTCCAGTTTAGCCCCTATGGCGGGGCATTCAACGCTTTCTCCGAGGCGGAAACCCCGTTTCCGCATCGGAGGGGTAacatttttatgattgaatATATTGTGGGATGGGCCAATCTTAACCAATCAGAGGCCCATCTTGATTGGTTAAGGAGATTGTATGATTACATGGAGAGTTATGTGACAAAGTCTCCTAGGGCTGCCTACGTCAACTACAGAGATCTTGATATTGGGAGGAATAATATCGAGGGTGAGACGAGCTACGAACAAGCTAGTGTTTGGGGGCTTCGATATTTCAACAATAACTTTCGGAGATTGGTTCGTGTAAAGACCGAAGTTGATCCGAGCAACTTCTTCAGAAACGAACAAAGTATTCCACCTATGTCGTCttaa